A single genomic interval of Malania oleifera isolate guangnan ecotype guangnan chromosome 13, ASM2987363v1, whole genome shotgun sequence harbors:
- the LOC131145400 gene encoding cysteine-rich receptor-like protein kinase 46, producing the protein MISMMNNILTVFILLGFQPGICEISSGRCQPSSCGNIPNISNPFRLKGDPPYCGHLSYELSCDRVHNRTLLHLKPIGEFYVQEINYSSYSVRVVDPGVFIPTTTTTLIPNCSSSSSLPLHSLPIYNLSYGEKMQYTIRPHASDFYYDEDYVERVKQYEVVTVMECEAPPVTNLTIYKSPDDDAAAATHAPVCNTNHNGTPGSSYAVFGGFRPSDLDPSCTIVVQTVVASYGRSIDSTSFSGIHAAMAYGFELFWFSLYCDDCLRGRRGYCYLSSTNSLACSHYFEPGFWGSLLNVIMATLYSIIGLERYLWAPWSNTTIYVPIAYRILLIGLWITRVYFAIRIFCGIPCVFAFFIYKFRRRHLSMYDNVEQFLQNQNNLMPIRYSYSEIKKMTNKFKDKLGEGGYGSVYKGKLRSGYDVAIKMLGKSKANGQEFINEVATIGRIHHVNVVRLIGFCAEQSKRAIVYDFMPNGSLEKYIFPQGGNISLSNDKMYEISLGVARGIEYLHRGCAMQILHFDIKPHNILLDENLTPKISDFGLAKLYPTDDSIVSLTAARGTMGYMAPELFYKNIGGISYKADVYSFGMLLMEMAGRRKNLNAFEEHASQIYYPSWVYDQFSKGKDIEIRDVTEEEKKIMKKMIIVALWCIQMKPSDRPSMHKAVEMLEGTLEALQMPPKPFISPQEMQNEDNGVNTSQPKLQMPLSGSIDSISLDIIENDTSKN; encoded by the exons ATGATATCGATGATGAACAATATCCTCACCGTCTTCATCCTCCTCGGATTTCAACCTGGGATTTGCGAAATAAGCAGCGGCAGGTGCCAGCCATCGTCGTGCGGGAACATCCCAAACATAAGTAACCCCTTCCGGTTGAAAGGTGATCCTCCCTACTGCGGTCACCTCAGCTACGAGCTCAGCTGTGACCGCGTTCACAATCGCACGCTCTTGCACTTGAAGCCAATTGGAGAATTCTATGTGCAGGAAATCAATTACAGCAGCTACTCCGTTCGGGTGGTGGATCCCGGCGTCTTCATccctactactactactacccTCATCCCCAactgctcttcttcttcttctttgcccCTTCATTCTCTTCCCATCTATAACCTCAGTTACGGGGAAAAAATGCAGTACACTATAAGACCTCATGCGAGCGACTTCTATTACGACGAAGACTATGTCGAACGTGTAAAGCAGTACGAAGTTGTTACAGTGATGGAGTGTGAAGCCCCGCCGGTAACTAACCTTACCATTTACAAGTCTCCTGATGATGATGCTGCTGCTGCTACGCATGCTCCTGTGTGCAATACTAATCATAATGGCACCCCCGGTTCTTCTTATGCCGTGTTTGGAGGCTTCAGACCGTCGGATCTGGACCCCTCTTGCACTATAGTAGTTCAGACAGTGGTTGCCTCTTACGGCCGATCCATCGACTCCACCTCCTTCTCCGGTATCCACGCCGCCATGGCTTACGGTTTTGAGCTCTTCTGGTTCTCCCTTTACTGCGACGACTGTCTGCGGGGAAGACGCGGCTATTGCTACCTCTCCTCCACGAATAGCCTCGCCTGCTCACACTATTTTGAACCAG GCTTCTGGGGTTCTTTACTAAATG TTATTATGGCGACATTATATTCGATAATAG GTCTCGAGAGATACTTGTGGG CTCCATGGTCAAACACGACCATTTATGTCCCAATCGCATATA gaATTTTGCTAATTGGACTTTGGATAACCA GAGTATATTTTGCAATAAGGATTTTTTGCGGAATTCCATGTGTGTTTGCATTTTTTATCTACAAGTTTCGGAGGAGGCACTTGTCAATGTATGATAATGTTGAACAGTTCCTACAAAATCAAAATAACCTCATGCCAATAAGgtactcttactcagaaatcaagAAGATGACCAATAAATTTAAGGACAAACTAGGTGAAGGAGGTTATGGCTCTGTATATAAAGGAAAACTTCGCAGTGGTTATGATGTAGCAataaagatgttgggtaaatccAAAGCTAATGGGCAAGAATTCATCAATGAAGTCGCTACCATTGGAAGGATTCATCATGTCAATGTTGTCCGCCTCATTGGTTTTTGTGCAGAACAATCTAAGCGTGCTATTGTATACGATTTTATGCCCAATGGGTCTCTTGAAAAGTACATATTTCCTCAAGGAGGAAATATCTCCCTAAGTAATGACAAGATGTATGAGATTTCTTTAGGCGTGGCTCGTGGGATTGAATATCTACACCGAGGATGTGCAATGCAGATTTTGCATTTTGATATCAAACCCCACAACATCCTTCTTGATGAGAATCTCACTCCAAAAATTTCAGACTTTGGGCTTGCGAAGCTATATCCAACAGATGACAGTATTGTATCTCTTACGGCAGCAAGAGGTACAATGGGATACATGGCACCAGAACTATTCTACAAAAACATTGGTGGCATCTCATATAAGGCTGATGTTTACAGTTTTGGAATGTTGTTGATGGAAATGGCAGGTAGAAGGAAGAATTTGAATGCTTTTGAAGAGCATGCAAGCCAAATATACTACCCTTCTTGGGTATATGATCAGTTTAGTAAAGGGAAGGACATAGAAATAAGAGATGTCAcagaagaggaaaagaaaatcatgaagaaaatgataatTGTAGCTTTGTGGTGCATACAAATGAAGCCTAGTGATCGTCCTTCAATGCACAAAGCTGTGGAGATGCTTGAAGGAACACTTGAAGCATTGCAAATGCCTCCCAAACCTTTCATCTCTCCGCAAGAGATGCAAAACGAGGATAATGGAGTCAACACAAGCCAACCAAAGCTACAAATGCCACTGAGTGGTTCTATAGATTCTATAAGCTTAGATATTATTGAAAATGATACAAGTAAAAATTAA